In a single window of the Paenibacillus sp. MMS20-IR301 genome:
- a CDS encoding Nif3-like dinuclear metal center hexameric protein, whose protein sequence is MFAKGQTVIGYMEQLAPKHLAEEWDNVGLQLGSLQKEITGVLVALDVNDDVVEEAIAHSCNLIIAHHAIIFKPIKGILTDTPAGRLYEKLIKNDIAVYISHTNLDVAEGGMNDWMAEALGIENGGPIKDIHTEQLSKLVVFVPKDHHQKVLDAILNAGAGWIGNYSHCSFNIEGYGTFLPHEGTDPYIGKQGKLERAEEVRIETIVPQGVRGKVVQAMLKAHPYEEVAYDLYSMDLKGRSFGLGRVGKLKEPTTLGEFVKVVKSGLDVDSVRVVGDLDRPIRKAAVMGGSGAKYYSSAIFKGADVLVTGDIDYHTAQDAHLAGIALIDPGHNAEKIMKEKVAGYLAGKLKDQKSSTAVYASRLKTEPFSFL, encoded by the coding sequence ATGTTTGCCAAAGGACAGACTGTAATTGGATATATGGAGCAGCTGGCTCCAAAGCATCTGGCTGAGGAATGGGATAATGTCGGACTTCAGCTGGGCAGCCTGCAAAAGGAAATTACCGGTGTGCTCGTGGCGCTGGATGTAAATGATGATGTAGTTGAAGAAGCGATTGCCCATAGCTGCAATCTGATCATTGCCCATCATGCAATTATTTTCAAGCCGATAAAAGGCATTCTTACCGATACGCCTGCAGGTCGCTTGTACGAGAAGCTGATCAAAAATGATATTGCGGTGTACATCAGCCATACCAATCTTGATGTGGCCGAAGGCGGAATGAATGACTGGATGGCGGAGGCGCTCGGGATTGAGAACGGCGGACCGATTAAGGATATCCATACCGAGCAGCTGTCCAAGCTGGTTGTATTCGTGCCGAAGGATCATCACCAGAAGGTGCTGGATGCCATTCTGAACGCCGGTGCCGGATGGATCGGCAATTACAGCCATTGCAGCTTTAACATTGAAGGTTATGGGACCTTCTTGCCGCATGAAGGGACTGACCCTTATATCGGCAAGCAAGGTAAGCTGGAGCGTGCAGAGGAAGTCCGCATCGAGACCATTGTGCCGCAGGGAGTTAGGGGCAAGGTGGTGCAGGCAATGCTGAAGGCTCATCCGTATGAGGAAGTGGCTTATGACCTGTACTCCATGGATCTTAAGGGACGCAGCTTCGGACTGGGAAGGGTCGGTAAGCTTAAAGAGCCGACAACGCTCGGAGAGTTCGTAAAGGTGGTCAAAAGCGGGCTGGATGTGGACAGTGTCCGTGTAGTTGGCGATCTGGACCGGCCCATCCGCAAGGCAGCCGTCATGGGCGGCTCCGGAGCGAAGTACTACAGCAGCGCCATCTTCAAGGGAGCCGATGTGCTGGTTACAGGCGATATAGATTACCATACGGCACAGGATGCCCATTTGGCCGGGATTGCGCTGATTGATCCGGGGCACAATGCGGAGAAGATCATGAAGGAGAAGGTAGCCGGGTATCTGGCCGGCAAGCTGAAGGATCAGAAAAGCAGCACGGCGGTGTACGCCTCCAGGCTGAAAACAGAGCCTTTTAGTTTTCTGTAG
- a CDS encoding PLP-dependent aminotransferase family protein, with product MKIKYAEMTNHLGSSAVRDILKITQGSDIISLAGGLPAEELFPVEAVREAYNRALAADGSALQYGLTEGYLPLREQIAARLTVQGLPVSAAEMLLTTGSQQAIDLLCKVLLDPGDAVLVEAPTYLAALQVLGTYRADIHVVASDEQGMLPEQLEEQLRLRRPKLLYAVPTFNNPSGATWSRERREQVVELCRKHGVLILEDNPYGEIAFDESPGAYPPTLAAIDRSLGGEPSVAYTGTFSKIVAPALRTGWIAGPRELIGMVAKAKQAADLHSSAIDQRALHELLQRFDLESHIRLISREYQSRMKLLSAELTSRNWEGTHFLEPRGGMFLWLSLAGHINTAELLPLAVRQGVAFVPGEVFYSARPQKNAMRLNFTHTRPELLPLAVQRLEAALTMYAERLPAL from the coding sequence ATGAAGATCAAATATGCCGAGATGACAAACCACCTGGGGTCCTCAGCCGTCAGGGACATACTCAAAATCACCCAAGGCAGCGATATCATTTCACTTGCCGGCGGACTGCCGGCCGAAGAGTTGTTTCCGGTCGAAGCGGTCCGTGAAGCATATAACCGCGCATTGGCAGCCGACGGGTCTGCACTGCAGTATGGATTAACTGAAGGGTATCTTCCGCTGCGTGAGCAGATTGCAGCCAGGCTGACCGTTCAGGGCCTTCCTGTATCTGCAGCCGAAATGCTGCTCACCACCGGCTCGCAGCAGGCGATTGACCTGCTCTGCAAGGTTCTGCTTGATCCCGGCGATGCCGTGCTGGTTGAAGCGCCAACCTACCTGGCCGCCCTGCAGGTGCTGGGCACTTACCGTGCTGACATCCATGTGGTCGCCAGCGATGAACAGGGCATGCTGCCGGAGCAGCTTGAGGAGCAGCTCCGCTTGCGCCGGCCGAAGCTGCTGTATGCTGTCCCTACCTTCAACAATCCGTCCGGTGCCACCTGGAGCCGGGAGCGCCGGGAACAGGTGGTGGAGTTGTGCCGGAAACACGGCGTACTGATTCTGGAGGATAATCCGTACGGGGAGATTGCCTTCGATGAATCTCCGGGCGCATATCCGCCCACCCTCGCTGCTATCGACAGAAGCCTGGGCGGCGAGCCTAGCGTAGCGTACACCGGCACCTTCTCCAAGATTGTCGCCCCTGCCCTGCGCACCGGCTGGATTGCCGGTCCGCGCGAACTGATCGGAATGGTCGCCAAAGCCAAGCAGGCTGCCGACCTGCACTCCAGCGCCATCGACCAGCGCGCCCTGCATGAGCTCCTGCAGAGGTTTGACCTGGAGAGCCATATCCGCCTGATCTCCCGTGAGTATCAGTCCCGGATGAAGCTGCTCTCGGCTGAGCTGACCTCCCGGAACTGGGAGGGTACGCATTTCCTCGAGCCGCGCGGCGGCATGTTCCTGTGGCTGAGCCTGGCCGGCCACATCAACACCGCCGAGCTGCTCCCCCTTGCCGTTCGGCAAGGCGTCGCCTTTGTGCCGGGTGAAGTGTTCTATTCAGCCCGGCCGCAGAAGAATGCGATGCGCCTCAACTTCACCCACACCCGGCCGGAGCTGCTGCCGCTTGCGGTGCAGCGTCTTGAGGCTGCACTGACTATGTATGCAGAGCGCTTGCCCGCTCTGTGA
- a CDS encoding PLP-dependent aminotransferase family protein has translation MRIDLLRSGSKSLPRQISETLAQRITSGLLQPGSRLPSVRGLASSLKVSQVTVSKAYAELEARGHIICSQGKGCYVAERQRTAPDTAAGWQDSYDDYLPRAQLWRNFDYREVEYPFHLAAIHSSLLPLGPIGATMAALVKEQPELMASYGNFQGDAELREVMRRHLQSRGIAIGPDDLMITSGSQQGIDLVARTFVGPGDTVYLEAPSYTGAIDVFAGRGAEMIFVPVDGEGMMVDKLTAMCDLRPPKLIYTNPTFQNPSGVTMSMTRRQRLLELARSYRCLIVEDDPFSDLYFHQPPPVSIKSMDTGGHVVYMKSFSKVLAPGSRIACVAAEGNILSRLIAAKSASDLGGPLLTQRAVLPFIDRQYEAYAAKLRTALRQRKEAAARLLKQYAPAGVTWRLPEGGLNLWLQLPEAPAIERLHALAEREGISFLPGDVCYAGDLPSRHIRLCYSQLTEEGMQRGLKQFLLLLGQHLHSLRS, from the coding sequence ATGCGTATTGACTTACTCCGCAGCGGCAGCAAATCCTTGCCCCGCCAGATCAGTGAAACGCTGGCCCAGCGGATTACCTCGGGCCTGCTGCAGCCGGGCAGCCGGCTTCCTTCTGTCCGGGGGCTGGCCTCCTCGCTGAAGGTGAGCCAGGTAACGGTCAGCAAGGCTTACGCCGAGCTGGAAGCCCGCGGACATATTATCTGCAGCCAGGGCAAAGGCTGCTATGTTGCAGAGCGGCAGCGGACTGCTCCGGATACGGCAGCAGGCTGGCAGGATAGCTATGATGATTACCTGCCGCGGGCGCAGCTGTGGCGTAATTTCGATTACCGGGAAGTGGAGTATCCCTTCCATCTGGCTGCAATTCACAGCAGCCTGCTTCCGCTCGGGCCGATTGGCGCCACGATGGCCGCCCTGGTGAAGGAGCAGCCGGAGCTGATGGCCTCCTACGGCAATTTCCAGGGCGATGCGGAGCTGCGTGAGGTGATGCGCAGGCATCTGCAGAGCCGGGGGATAGCCATCGGACCGGATGATCTGATGATCACAAGCGGCTCCCAGCAGGGGATTGATCTGGTGGCCCGGACCTTCGTCGGTCCCGGGGATACCGTGTATCTGGAGGCGCCCAGCTATACCGGGGCTATTGATGTTTTTGCCGGACGGGGGGCAGAGATGATCTTCGTGCCGGTGGACGGGGAGGGGATGATGGTGGATAAGCTCACGGCAATGTGTGACCTCCGGCCGCCAAAGCTCATCTACACTAACCCTACCTTCCAGAATCCGAGCGGCGTCACGATGAGCATGACAAGAAGACAGCGGCTGCTGGAGCTTGCCCGCAGCTACCGCTGTCTCATTGTGGAGGATGATCCGTTCAGTGATCTGTATTTCCATCAGCCGCCGCCGGTGTCCATCAAGTCGATGGACACCGGCGGGCATGTGGTTTATATGAAAAGCTTCAGCAAAGTCCTGGCCCCCGGCAGCCGGATTGCCTGTGTAGCCGCTGAAGGCAACATTCTGTCCCGCCTGATTGCCGCCAAATCGGCCAGTGATCTCGGCGGCCCGCTGCTGACCCAGCGGGCGGTACTGCCGTTCATTGACCGGCAGTACGAGGCTTATGCGGCGAAGCTGCGCACCGCCCTGCGCCAGCGCAAAGAAGCGGCAGCCCGGCTGCTGAAGCAGTATGCTCCGGCCGGAGTAACCTGGCGGCTCCCGGAAGGCGGGCTGAACCTGTGGCTGCAGCTGCCGGAAGCGCCCGCTATTGAGCGGCTGCATGCCCTGGCCGAGCGGGAAGGCATCTCCTTCCTGCCCGGTGATGTCTGTTATGCCGGAGATCTGCCCTCAAGGCATATCCGGTTATGCTACTCGCAGCTCACAGAAGAGGGGATGCAGCGCGGGCTGAAGCAGTTTCTGCTCCTGCTGGGCCAGCACCTGCATTCCTTGCGCAGCTAG
- a CDS encoding S8 family peptidase encodes MSRKNLTVAGLVTAALTVLLLTFALRPDGTSTLRQASVPNPSQEKTIKKTALVQDVTATDRLNRTDASRHLQTMLADTHGASPEELSDYAKKLQQDHGHITMLMLLDFRTQKTTTYKSSLPEGTDQENKQLLKYLNTAKTAIKGHQAYESPSFIIGSRKYYFVAQRDKEAELGVIALINQKILDKVAEHQLKNLRLIPYPKEGKYRVESVHTDTLQDITVKTGHDNENASHYYENEIVVRFQNGHPTAAQLQTITADIRCKEPRKLGYAYIFRSDKMNYSQLKTYFGYKWHPLYTEPHYMYLTNDTYSENTGAGVITPNDLLFSSYQWNLPAIETGQGWNLSKGSKEVIVAVVDTGVQGNHPDLAGRLLTGYNAITSGSTPDDDVGHGTHVAGIIGALTNNGEGVAGISWYNKILPVKALDNSGAGTTYSVAEGIIWAADHGAKVINLSLGNYADSQFLHDAIKYAYDRDIVIVSASGNDNTERPGYPAAYEEVIAVAATNSTGDRASFSNYGDYIDVAAPGESIASTYPDNQYAALSGTSMASPHVAALAGLVRSLNPALTNKEVMELLTANAVDLGDAGHDKYYGWGQVDIYKTLQAAGGQQVPLQLFPQHVDKQLKSME; translated from the coding sequence ATGTCACGTAAAAATTTAACCGTTGCAGGCCTGGTTACGGCTGCGCTAACGGTACTGCTGCTTACATTTGCCTTGCGGCCGGACGGCACCAGTACCCTGCGGCAGGCTTCTGTGCCGAATCCCTCTCAGGAAAAAACCATTAAAAAAACCGCCCTGGTACAGGACGTAACGGCCACCGACCGGCTGAACCGCACGGATGCCAGCAGACATCTTCAGACCATGCTCGCGGATACCCATGGCGCTTCCCCGGAGGAGCTCTCTGATTATGCCAAAAAACTGCAGCAGGATCACGGCCATATCACGATGCTGATGCTGCTGGATTTCCGTACCCAGAAGACCACCACCTACAAATCCTCGCTCCCCGAGGGCACCGACCAGGAGAATAAACAGCTGCTGAAGTACCTGAATACCGCCAAGACAGCGATTAAAGGCCATCAGGCCTATGAGTCTCCTTCTTTCATCATCGGCAGCAGGAAGTATTACTTCGTGGCCCAGCGGGATAAGGAAGCGGAGCTCGGCGTAATCGCCCTGATTAATCAGAAAATCCTGGATAAGGTTGCAGAGCATCAGCTCAAGAATCTGCGGCTCATTCCCTATCCGAAGGAAGGCAAGTACCGTGTAGAATCGGTTCATACAGATACCCTGCAGGATATCACTGTGAAGACAGGACATGACAACGAGAATGCCAGCCATTACTACGAGAATGAGATCGTCGTCCGCTTCCAGAACGGTCATCCGACAGCAGCACAGCTGCAGACCATCACGGCCGATATCCGCTGTAAAGAACCGCGCAAGCTGGGCTATGCCTATATTTTCCGTTCGGACAAGATGAACTATTCCCAGCTCAAAACCTACTTCGGCTATAAATGGCATCCGCTGTATACCGAGCCTCACTATATGTACTTAACCAATGATACGTACAGCGAAAATACCGGGGCAGGCGTAATTACGCCGAACGACCTGCTGTTCTCCAGCTATCAGTGGAATCTGCCGGCTATCGAGACGGGGCAGGGCTGGAACCTGTCCAAAGGGAGCAAGGAGGTCATTGTGGCGGTAGTCGATACCGGAGTGCAGGGCAATCACCCCGATCTGGCCGGGCGGCTGCTCACCGGGTATAACGCGATTACAAGCGGCAGCACGCCTGATGATGATGTGGGCCACGGCACCCATGTCGCAGGCATTATCGGGGCACTGACCAATAACGGGGAAGGTGTGGCCGGGATCAGCTGGTATAACAAGATTCTTCCGGTAAAAGCACTCGACAACTCCGGTGCCGGCACCACCTATTCGGTGGCTGAAGGGATCATCTGGGCTGCCGATCACGGGGCTAAGGTCATTAATCTCAGCCTTGGCAACTATGCCGATTCCCAGTTCCTCCATGATGCGATTAAGTATGCCTATGACCGCGATATTGTCATTGTCTCCGCTTCCGGCAATGACAACACCGAACGGCCCGGTTATCCGGCTGCCTATGAAGAAGTGATTGCCGTTGCCGCAACCAATTCCACAGGGGACAGAGCTTCCTTCTCCAATTACGGGGATTATATTGATGTCGCCGCCCCCGGGGAGAGCATCGCCAGCACCTATCCTGACAATCAGTATGCGGCGTTATCAGGCACCTCTATGGCCAGTCCCCATGTTGCCGCCCTTGCCGGGCTGGTGCGCTCGCTGAATCCGGCACTTACCAATAAGGAGGTCATGGAGCTGCTGACCGCAAATGCTGTCGATCTCGGTGATGCCGGGCATGACAAATATTACGGCTGGGGCCAGGTGGATATTTATAAGACACTGCAGGCCGCAGGCGGCCAGCAGGTTCCGCTGCAGCTGTTCCCGCAGCATGTGGACAAACAGCTGAAGTCAATGGAATAA
- a CDS encoding YpuI family protein — MSAANVQKLCESTRDKLKSVIGKMELFLNEHALPQLVTEGDEETLHFYQGFLSDLRHLLVFSEMSSEKLGVALRRANFDEAFAQKALYNVYHFGVNNFFYPKNESYSEDGRYAYTGQDAIRFRKKPVRPARDIIMEITKVYEELRDDLSYYENDYLTEKRMQNQV, encoded by the coding sequence ATGTCAGCAGCTAATGTGCAGAAATTGTGTGAATCCACGAGAGACAAACTTAAATCCGTAATCGGAAAAATGGAACTGTTCCTGAACGAGCATGCGCTGCCGCAGCTGGTTACCGAAGGGGATGAAGAAACGCTGCATTTCTATCAAGGTTTCTTGTCAGATCTCCGCCATCTGCTGGTATTCTCGGAAATGTCCTCTGAGAAGCTGGGGGTTGCTCTGCGCCGCGCCAACTTCGATGAAGCTTTCGCACAAAAAGCGTTATATAATGTATATCATTTCGGTGTAAACAATTTCTTTTATCCTAAAAATGAAAGCTACTCCGAAGACGGGCGTTACGCTTATACCGGCCAGGATGCGATCCGCTTCCGCAAGAAGCCTGTCCGCCCGGCGCGCGACATTATTATGGAGATCACCAAGGTATATGAAGAGCTGCGTGATGATCTGAGCTATTATGAAAATGATTATTTGACGGAGAAACGGATGCAGAATCAGGTATAG
- a CDS encoding DUF1540 domain-containing protein has translation MTNAKPLVKCSVSNCHYWGEQNLCRAEEIVIEIDKHAGSRFKEEYAEELTAHNHQDQAGTSSATCCLTFKPNA, from the coding sequence ATGACAAACGCCAAACCGCTTGTGAAATGCAGTGTGAGCAACTGTCATTATTGGGGAGAACAGAATTTGTGCCGTGCCGAGGAAATCGTCATCGAAATCGACAAGCATGCAGGCAGCCGCTTCAAGGAAGAATATGCCGAAGAGCTGACGGCTCATAATCATCAGGATCAAGCCGGCACCTCGTCCGCAACCTGTTGTCTGACGTTCAAGCCGAACGCCTAG
- a CDS encoding lytic transglycosylase domain-containing protein: MSIDAAAAGGYGQLKWVDLRSSSLKGAAGKVSSDVTGSSAAEFAALLQQAALQSATGGSGSGGIPLTSLTDTSSLSNLLWQQLGAVSDSYDSISGEITQTIPTDYEELIQTASAKYGVPVDLIKAVIDTESSFNPNVVSSAGAKGLMQLMDGTASGLGVSNPFDPAQSIDGGVRYLSYQLKRYDGEEKMALAAYNAGPGRVNKLGVSNDAELMANLTQLPKETQAYIAKIERARAQYAL, translated from the coding sequence ATGTCAATCGATGCCGCTGCAGCAGGCGGATACGGGCAGCTGAAATGGGTGGATCTCAGAAGTTCAAGCCTTAAGGGCGCAGCGGGCAAAGTCTCATCGGATGTAACAGGTTCATCTGCGGCAGAGTTCGCCGCATTGCTTCAGCAGGCAGCCCTGCAATCAGCAACCGGCGGGAGCGGGAGCGGCGGGATTCCGCTGACTTCACTCACGGATACCTCTTCACTAAGCAATCTGCTGTGGCAGCAGCTTGGTGCAGTCTCTGATTCCTACGACAGCATTTCCGGGGAAATAACACAGACAATACCCACTGACTATGAAGAGCTCATTCAGACGGCCAGTGCGAAATATGGTGTGCCGGTTGATCTGATCAAGGCGGTTATTGATACGGAATCCTCTTTCAATCCGAATGTTGTTTCTTCAGCCGGGGCCAAGGGGCTGATGCAATTAATGGATGGTACAGCCAGCGGTCTGGGGGTATCCAATCCCTTCGATCCTGCCCAGAGCATTGACGGCGGAGTGCGTTATCTCTCTTATCAGCTGAAGCGCTATGACGGAGAAGAGAAAATGGCACTGGCCGCTTACAATGCCGGCCCGGGGCGGGTGAACAAGCTTGGCGTCAGCAATGATGCGGAATTAATGGCGAATCTTACGCAGCTGCCCAAGGAAACCCAGGCCTATATTGCCAAAATAGAACGCGCCCGCGCGCAATACGCGTTATAA
- a CDS encoding cysteine desulfurase family protein: MLYWDYAAAAPPYEEVVQTMEQVMRQHYANPSSLHRAGAEADKLIRRSREVCAAALGVQPQEIIFTSGATESNNLAVKGAALQYQGRGRHIVTTTLEHPSVYESCVQLQKLGWEVTFVAPDSTGVVEPSQIAAAVHRDTVLVSVMHVNNEVGTVQPLREIGEQVKAVNRRTLFHVDGVQGYGKLATSLKEWQADLYSLSAHKIRGPRGTGLLYVREGVTLFPLLTGGSQELGSRAGTENVPNIVAAAKAVRMSGERRQEFSSRITPLKQRLEAFIAAIPELMLNSRGDGAPHIVHFSYPGMKGEVLARRLEELGMAVATRSACSSRLAEPSRILLSMGRDKAAALGGIRISLGDSHTEEDIDKLTAALLAAVRSLKIAEGGVN; encoded by the coding sequence ATGCTTTATTGGGATTATGCCGCTGCTGCACCGCCATACGAAGAGGTGGTGCAGACGATGGAGCAGGTCATGAGGCAGCATTATGCCAACCCCTCATCCCTGCACCGTGCCGGGGCTGAGGCAGATAAGTTGATCAGGCGGTCACGGGAAGTATGTGCCGCTGCGCTAGGCGTACAGCCGCAGGAAATCATCTTCACCTCGGGAGCAACCGAGAGCAACAATCTGGCGGTGAAAGGGGCAGCCCTGCAATATCAGGGCAGAGGACGCCATATTGTCACGACAACGCTGGAGCATCCTTCTGTCTATGAGAGCTGCGTCCAGCTGCAGAAGCTGGGCTGGGAGGTTACATTCGTTGCACCGGACAGCACAGGCGTTGTCGAACCATCGCAGATTGCGGCAGCAGTCCACAGGGACACCGTGCTGGTCAGTGTGATGCATGTGAACAATGAGGTCGGTACGGTGCAGCCGCTGCGCGAGATCGGGGAGCAGGTGAAGGCCGTAAACCGCCGCACCCTGTTCCATGTGGACGGCGTACAGGGCTACGGCAAGCTTGCCACTTCACTGAAGGAATGGCAGGCGGACTTGTACAGCCTGTCGGCCCACAAGATCCGCGGTCCGCGCGGAACAGGTCTGCTGTATGTCCGGGAAGGAGTCACCCTGTTCCCGCTGCTTACCGGCGGTTCACAGGAGCTTGGCAGCCGTGCCGGGACAGAGAATGTGCCGAATATAGTAGCTGCCGCCAAAGCGGTGCGCATGAGCGGAGAACGCCGGCAGGAATTCTCCAGCCGGATTACTCCGCTTAAGCAGCGGCTGGAGGCATTTATTGCAGCTATCCCGGAGCTTATGCTGAACAGCAGGGGGGACGGGGCGCCGCATATTGTGCATTTCTCCTATCCCGGGATGAAGGGCGAGGTACTAGCCCGCAGGCTGGAGGAGCTGGGGATGGCAGTCGCCACCCGCTCGGCCTGTTCCTCACGGCTGGCAGAGCCCAGCCGGATACTGCTGTCCATGGGCCGGGATAAGGCTGCAGCGCTGGGCGGCATCCGCATCAGCCTGGGCGACAGCCACACTGAAGAGGATATTGATAAGCTTACGGCTGCATTGCTTGCTGCCGTCCGGTCTTTGAAGATTGCCGAAGGAGGCGTGAACTAA
- the thiI gene encoding tRNA uracil 4-sulfurtransferase ThiI has translation MLLLRFGEFILKGKNRSRFERTVFRHVKAMVKPYPRVVLSKEFGRIYVELNGEPGRELAEALKNVFGIASISPVKAARSDFDDILAVSRNFLNIIAPSAGTTFKVTARRVWKEFPFGSIEMNRLIATPLLQGYSGLVVDVKSPQLELKIEIREEHTYIFCENIAAVGGFPLGTNGKAMLLLSGGIDSPVAGWSAMRRGLEVECVHFYSYPYTSELARQKVVDLTRVLSRYSGVIKLHLVPFTEVQTSFAGIGQDNLIITLMRRAMLRIATTLAEREGALALVTGDSLGQVASQTLPSMNVIGRATDLPLLRPLVMMDKSEIITISQNIGTYDLSILPYEDCCTLFVPKSPTTNPNMRIIEKIEATLPRYQEQLDAAVAGTETVSITPYGDETPSDVVQIQSGIREDWF, from the coding sequence ATGCTGCTGCTGCGCTTCGGGGAGTTTATCCTGAAGGGGAAGAACCGCAGCCGGTTTGAGCGGACGGTGTTCCGCCATGTGAAGGCGATGGTTAAACCATATCCGCGTGTAGTACTGAGCAAGGAATTCGGGCGGATTTATGTTGAACTGAACGGAGAGCCGGGCAGGGAGCTGGCAGAAGCACTGAAGAATGTTTTCGGAATTGCTTCAATCAGCCCGGTGAAGGCGGCACGGTCGGATTTCGATGATATACTGGCCGTCAGCCGGAACTTCCTGAATATTATTGCCCCGTCAGCAGGAACAACCTTCAAAGTTACTGCCCGGCGGGTCTGGAAGGAATTCCCGTTCGGCTCCATCGAGATGAACAGGCTGATTGCCACGCCGCTTCTGCAGGGCTACTCCGGTCTGGTCGTCGATGTGAAGTCTCCGCAGCTGGAGCTGAAGATTGAGATCCGTGAGGAGCATACTTATATTTTCTGTGAAAATATTGCCGCTGTCGGCGGATTTCCGCTCGGCACGAACGGCAAAGCCATGCTGCTGCTCTCCGGCGGTATTGACAGTCCGGTGGCCGGCTGGTCCGCTATGCGCAGGGGACTTGAGGTCGAGTGTGTACATTTCTACAGCTATCCGTATACAAGTGAGCTTGCCCGGCAAAAGGTTGTAGACTTGACCAGGGTGCTCTCCCGCTATTCCGGGGTGATTAAGCTTCATCTGGTGCCATTCACAGAGGTGCAGACCTCATTTGCAGGCATCGGCCAGGATAATCTGATTATTACGCTGATGCGCCGGGCGATGCTGCGGATTGCCACCACTCTTGCTGAGCGTGAAGGGGCACTTGCCCTGGTTACCGGCGACAGCCTGGGACAGGTAGCCAGCCAGACACTGCCGAGTATGAATGTTATCGGCCGGGCTACGGATCTGCCCTTGCTGCGGCCGCTGGTGATGATGGATAAAAGTGAGATTATCACCATTTCCCAGAACATCGGCACGTACGACCTGTCCATTCTTCCGTATGAGGACTGCTGTACGCTGTTCGTGCCCAAATCTCCGACAACCAATCCGAATATGCGGATTATTGAGAAGATTGAAGCTACACTGCCCCGCTATCAGGAACAGCTCGATGCTGCAGTAGCCGGGACGGAGACAGTGTCCATTACCCCTTATGGCGACGAGACACCAAGTGATGTAGTTCAGATACAATCCGGAATACGGGAAGACTGGTTCTGA
- a CDS encoding TerC family protein — MTELNTSVTDFILSLLHIVFLDLILAGDNAIVIGLAARNLQGGSQRKAILLGTGGAVVLRIIATILVVWLLKVPWLLLFGGLLLIIIAFKLLAGDTTQTEVQAGGTLWAAVRTIIIADAAMGLDNVIAIAGAAKHNITLVVLGLLISVPIVVWGSTLFIKLINRYPSIIYLGSAVLGFTASGMIAGEQRIAPYFAEHPLLHALFIALVIAGILAAGHRKRRRLHSGVRGSGTPG; from the coding sequence GTGACCGAATTGAACACATCCGTTACGGATTTCATTTTATCGCTGCTGCATATTGTTTTCCTCGATTTGATTCTGGCCGGAGATAATGCCATCGTAATCGGTCTGGCTGCGCGTAATCTGCAAGGAGGCTCACAGAGGAAAGCTATCCTGCTTGGCACCGGCGGCGCTGTCGTTCTGCGGATTATTGCGACTATTCTTGTCGTATGGCTGCTCAAGGTGCCTTGGCTGCTGCTGTTTGGCGGACTGCTGCTGATCATCATTGCCTTCAAGCTGCTGGCCGGAGACACTACCCAAACGGAGGTGCAGGCCGGAGGCACACTTTGGGCTGCTGTCCGGACGATCATTATAGCTGATGCGGCGATGGGCCTGGATAACGTAATCGCCATCGCCGGTGCTGCCAAGCACAATATAACCCTGGTGGTGCTGGGCCTGCTGATCAGCGTCCCGATCGTTGTCTGGGGCAGTACATTATTCATTAAGCTAATTAACCGGTACCCCTCCATCATCTATCTCGGCTCTGCCGTGCTCGGCTTCACTGCTTCCGGCATGATTGCCGGCGAGCAGCGGATTGCCCCATACTTCGCAGAGCATCCGCTGCTCCACGCCCTGTTCATTGCCTTGGTCATTGCCGGTATTCTCGCTGCCGGCCACCGGAAACGCCGACGTCTGCACAGCGGTGTGAGGGGCAGCGGCACACCCGGTTAA